A genomic window from Populus alba chromosome 19, ASM523922v2, whole genome shotgun sequence includes:
- the LOC118056731 gene encoding PHD finger protein ING2 isoform X3, which produces MGLFILSMAYDRFSLTPLSLCLLLNTDKPLFFSSAKRGYGRLFLIYSIPCTMICIQIDSHIKRLDEDLNNFAEDLKHEGKLSPDEPVILPPLPLIVPKIEKRRNLYGTPQSKRIDFRDRDWDRERDRDFELMPPPGSHKKDFTVPVEAEQPIDPNEPTYCVCHQVSFGDMIACDNENCQGGEWFHYSCVGLTPETRFKGKWYCPTCRNLPQFQWTRKGNRCVHIHNQAT; this is translated from the exons ATGGGTCTTTTCATTCTAAGCATGGCATATGATAGGTTCTCTCTCACCCCCCTGTCATTATGTTTGTTGTTGAATACAGATAAGCCCCTATTTTTTTCCTCTGCAAAGAGAGGGTATGGCAGACTCTTTCTAATTTACTCAATTCCCTGTACTATGATCTGCATACAGATAGACAGCCATATAAAACGACTTGATGAGGATCTGAACAACTTTGCAGAAGATTTGAAGCATG AGGGAAAACTATCACCAGATGAGCCAGTAATTCTTCCTCCACTGCCTTTAATAGTCCCTAAAATTGAGAAACGCAGGAACCTTTATGGAACACCTCAATCAAAAAGGATTGATTTCAGGGATCGGGATTGGGACAGAGAACGTGATAGGGATTTTGAGCTCATGCCTCCTCCAGGAAGCCATAAAAAGGATTTCACTGTTCCTGTTGAAGCTGAGCAACCCATTGATCCGAATGAACCTACCTACTGTGTCTGCCATCAG GTGTCCTTTGGAGATATGATTGCTTGTGATAACGAGAAT TGCCAAGGAGGTGAATGGTTCCATTATTCATGTGTTGGGCTGACACCAGAGACAAGATTCAAGGGGAAGTGGTACTGTCCAACCTGCAGGAATCTACCCCAATTTCAATG GACCAGAAAAGGAAACAGATGTGTACATATCCACAACCAGGCCACATGA